In Solanum lycopersicum chromosome 3, SLM_r2.1, the genomic stretch tatatgtaaatgttaaaagtgtgatgttcatataaggGGATTGTTGCAAAAATTAACGGTAATCCATggctgaatataatcataaaaagattacACTTAAAGATTAACCACATGATCCACGAAACGCCTTAAGAATTaacgtatgaatgatgataaaaagaagctcaaaaatagtgaacaaatttctaGAATTTTGTAGGTTGGGTTCGGACAAACAAAGtggtacaaaataaaatgaaaaataaatgtaatacaAGTGATATCACAAaagattgaacccaagacatcattacatgaaagctacaaaaaaataaaaataaaaaattgaggggaaaatggattggaagagtCGAAATTTCCCTCTTGATAGAAATTTGGAGTCTAGGCAAAGGATGAGGAAAATTCACtacgttttaaaaaaaaattaaatgtgaggtcattgggcATTATACCCATGACCTCACCAAGTgagaattacataaaaattttagGAGAAAAATTAGAGGAAAAATAATTGTAGTGGGTGGGGAattaacccacaacctcttgaatggatgagagagttcagagaaaacaaaggagaaaataaaatgtggagagtggggattcaacccacaacctctttagtggatgagagagttaggggaaaaatagaggagaaaataaaagatgGAGAGTTGGGATTAAACTCataacctcttgaatggatgagagtgTTAGgggaaaaataaaggagaaactAAATGTGGAATGTGGGTATTGAACCCATAATCTCTTGGACAGGTTAGAAAGTGAaggaataaattaaaagaaaaataatgagcttgtgggggattgaatcCACAACCTCCTTTCCTTAAAACGAAAAAGAATAGGTGAACAAGAAAGAGATATGATGGGGTTGATGGGAATCAAACTAGGGtctcccaaatctgaaaaaaaataattatgatgttttaaataagattaagtgttgttcaagggattcgaaattggATTTGCTTACCCAATTTCGTATTGAAACATAATTCATACTCAAAAGAATATTAAATGAACTCCAAAGAACGATTTCAATATCTTGGcgtatctacaagatgcataagttgCGTACCACCtatcttgggtaaacatgaatcacttagacaaaatATGAAAGAAGCCTCATGACTTGTATATGTGAAcacataagtctagcataagtTTAAAAGTATGTGAGCCTAatatgtatgtgataaaatgatgtaaccctagaacggtaaagtaagagtgtgaagcaaactaaatggccaagtgcatggcatgtgataaaatgaacattcacatgaaggggtgagtaattaagaaaagcaaatgtgttaaacttaattaatgaggttacaatatgataagaggctaatgtgaaagatgatagaaatctcaaatgagccagagtaaatgttaccaaaacgtactcacctatgagagtgtaatgCTAAAGAAGAGACCGGATTCTATGAAcaatctaatgaaagtattgaagtaaATGCATACTCAATACAAATGATGAGATaacaaatcatctattgagctatgatgtcctcatactagaagcctgctaccatgacgtatgagttgaatacaatggaactttataccgagaaccgatagactagctatgagtggtgatgccttctttcgggaagggcataggatcacgtaactctcatgagatgatactGTATGGCATGTCGGGTATGGGTATCCTTATatttcctagtctttgaacATACACTTCccatatagggatctagcagggttcaaatccctatatacgctagcatgttttggttcacttcGGTTGGTGATTCCACCTATTTTTATTGTGGGGATTACAcacatgatttcatgatgctcacatgatctatataggataagaattaaattaccaaagaaagaatgaggccagtCTCAAGAAATGCTcattaatgaaatgaacgataccaaaggttttAGAATAGAATGATGAataggtgagctagacttaagtaaaaaacactaggttattcttggccATTGCACAGCTAACCCgataagagtcttaaactacatattAGGTATGACTAGTGGCTGCACTAATATTTGAaacaatgaaatgaagtacgtatgaatgaatcaagtagactctgtgtttgtttaagaaggctccctagttgacgTCCCATATGTgtagccctcattttggaaagtcctAATGTctagtccatgattccaaggtctcatggcatatgaaagaatgatgtGAACTACGTGATATGACATGCGCAATAAGTTATGTGCTGCTtccaaaatgataagtatgatgatgcatgttactctaatggcatgaatttcctaatccaaattttgcaagtacACTTACTTGACTTTCAATGATTTCTATCGTTAGAAGAGAGCTCTTTTTAATCATGCATATCCTTGGtttgtgcttgcatatacccatacatagtacaagtgtgtactaatcccttACAACTAgacatttttaggtgcaggcactggtggacgttagagcttacaggttgacgCTGAAATTATCCGGATGAGGATCATTCCTCCTGATTTGGTAGGCCCTCACGCTTTCAAGGACAGTAacccattatattctagattaGATATAGGTTTTATTGAGTGGAGTATGGTCCACTACTGtttctttctcatcttatttaagacattgtattggtgacattttggcaagtatacacttaatgcagtatggaactatttctttcatttgatgatcttaatattagatggttaaTTCTTAACGTTTATGAGTTTATGTAGAATGTCTTATATGAAGGTTAAGTAACAAAATTTcgaattttccactaaaattaacctagataaagtaacgatgacgtatgtaCATTTATTTACGACATCTGAGAgttcaacgacgccggtctcttCTAGGGTCTAGACGCGGGTAGATAAAAAGTTTGTATCAGAGGCCTAGGCTAAATtttgaggataataagttcacatcaaccacattgagtagtttctaggTCGTGGTAGTGAAGTCTGATTTCTTGGTGGTAAGAGTTTATATAACATCAACTCTtgatatttagaaatattaatACGGGGAGAAACGTAGGTGGAGTAATTGGAGGAGCAGGTGCTGGGGTAAATCAAGTTCCTTCCCAGGCTCCAACAACTGAAATGGAATGCATgttaacccagctgggttgacagATGGAGAAGTAAAGACAACCCAGGTACAGATGGACAAAGCCATCACCTTACAAGCTAAGGCTATGACAGCCTAGGCAGAGAAACAAGGTGTTCCAAGGAAGAAACCACCATCCACCACCATGGATAATAGGTTAAGCGACTTCATGAGGATGAAACCTCCCATTTACATTGGATCTAAATTGCTCAGGATCACGTAAGGGGAGTGTAGAATAATGTTAAGTCAAATCTCAAGCATACTCCAAAAGAAATGTTAAGGATGACTTTATAGTTAATATGTAAACAAAAGAATGACTTCATGACTTTAGTACACTACAAGTGAGACAACCTGCATCTACACCTAAAACCAATGTCACTAAATTAAGTGACTAAGAGAATATATTTATGCTAAATGGTGACAAAGCAAAGAAAGAGTGGCTACATGAGGGTAGGCTAGTACAACTGAGATAAATTGAATCTACGTCAGCATAGGTGGTTGGAGTTGTGgaaggactatgatatgaatgtccactaccatccaggtaaggctaatgtagttgtTGATActttgagcaggatgagcatgAAAAGTACAGaccacgttgaggatgagaagaaggagttaGTGAAAAATATGCATAGACTGGATAGACTGGGTGTTTGGTTAGTTGACTCTCCTAGTGGGGGTGTTTTAGTTcgtcctagttctgaatcatccctgTTAGTTGAAGTCAAGATGGGTCAGCTTCTTGATCCTTTGTTGATGGAGCTGAATGACTCAGTGGTTgttaagatgaatgagtctttttctttgggaggtgatggcatactTAGTTACCAGGACAAGCTGTGTGTAcaagatgttgatgatttgcAGACCAAGATTAttgcagaggcccatggttcaagatattccatacatctgggttccaccaagatgtatcatgatcttaagtaGATCTATttgtgggatggcatgaagaaggacattgctgAATATGTGGCCAAGTTactgaattgtcagcaagttAAGGCAGAAAATCACAAGCTTTGTGGTCTTACTCAGATGATTGAGGTTCTTCCTTGCAAGTGGAAGgcaattaatatggacttcgtggttggtcttcagAAGACTAGGAGACAGCATGACTCCACATAGGGCTGGCAAGGGGAACGGGTCATCCCGCCCTAGCCCGCGTCCCGTCCCGACCCGCCCCGGAACTAGCCTATCCCCCATGTTTTAAGGGAATTAAGGGATGGGGGATGAGGGGACCGGTAAGGGGACCGATCAGGGGCCGGTTCACCCCTGCATCCCGGTCGACCCGGCCCGGTCCCGGCTCGGTTGAACCGGCTGGTTTGCAGGATCCCCCCTcctcccaattttttttaacaaaaaatttttaaaatgtatccGTTACTATCCGTTCGggaatgtcacgacccaaccgggttgcgactggcacccacacttaccctcctatgtgagccaacaaaccaatctaaccttaacatttcaatataatatcaacagaaaataatgcggaagacttaaactcattaaataaagaccaattcattaacttctaaaattcaacatctattattccccataatctggaagtcatcatcacaagaacatctacggtcaaacgactaaactaagagtattctaaaagctaaaaatgcataagaagctagtccatgccggaagttcaaggcatcaagacttgaagaagaagatccagtccaagctagaagcattagctcaccctgaatttccgatgtagtaagactggcttgaattactgttgagttgaagacgatggcacgtttgctacactccacaaataaacaagaagaaagcataaaagtaggggtcagtacaaaacacgggtactgagtagatatcatcggccaacacaaaatagaaatcaatatataccaagtaatatcataaaatcaactatgatactcaacatgtagcaacaacaaatactatatcattaacaattaccgtcaagttcacacatgaggactcaagcctcgataccatactcatttaggaatcatgttcattagattgagtatattaacatctttcaagattcgttatctttatttctcttgtgtcggtacgtgacactccgatcccctaaatctatgtgtcggttcgtgacacccttaccaaggcattatcattaaaaagagataaagtttttatcaagatttgggattcaataacttcatcatgc encodes the following:
- the LOC138347511 gene encoding uncharacterized protein, giving the protein MNVHYHPGKANVVVDTLSRMSMKSTDHVEDEKKELVKNMHRLDRLGVWLVDSPSGGVLVRPSSESSLLVEVKMGQLLDPLLMELNDSVVVKMNESFSLGGDGILSYQDKLCVQDVDDLQTKIIAEAHGSRYSIHLGSTKMYHDLK